The genomic stretch CTCTGTTTTATTGAGGTTCTGGAAGAAGGTGGGCTCGTCATTTCTGTCAAGATTGGAGAGCCTATTATCAATCTCTCTCTGCCCGTATCCATTGCTTTGCCCATGATCCTGTGTTGTTTGGATTGAGTCGCCTTCCTCATAGTTTTCTCTGTGAACTGGACTTTTGTCTTCAACCCCTTTCCTTTTATTCCTCCACCATTCAAAGATAATCGGAAGGAACGACAAAAAGATGACGATAATAACAACGATATCGATGTTCTTGTCTATGCCGGGTATCCTGCCGAGATAATAGCCAATAAGCGACATCGAGGCTACCCAGAGGATTCCACCGAAGATATTGAACGAGACAAACCGCTTATAATCCATGCTTGCAGCTCCTGCAACAACCGGAGCAAAGGTGCGTATGATCGGAACGAATCGCGCAAGGATGATTGTCTTCCCTCCATGCCTGATATAGAACTGCTCTGCCTTCTTGAGATGGGATTTCTTGAAGAATCGTGAATCCTCTTTCTTGTAGATTGCAGGGCCTGCAGTCTTTCCAATCCAGTAGCCGGTTGAGTCTCCAAGAATTGCGGCAATGCTCAGCACGACAATAAGCCAGAAAACGCTCAGATCTCCCTTTGCTGCAAAGAGGCCTGCTGTAACCAACAAAGAATCTCCCGGCAGGAAGAAGCCGACCATCAAGCCAGTCTCTGCGAAGATGATGACAAAGAGGATAAACATTCCTCCATATGCTATTAAGGTTGGAACATCATAGATGATGTGTATCCATTCACGGATTGCAGTG from Candidatus Nanoarchaeia archaeon encodes the following:
- a CDS encoding VTT domain-containing protein, producing MLTAIREWIHIIYDVPTLIAYGGMFILFVIIFAETGLMVGFFLPGDSLLVTAGLFAAKGDLSVFWLIVVLSIAAILGDSTGYWIGKTAGPAIYKKEDSRFFKKSHLKKAEQFYIRHGGKTIILARFVPIIRTFAPVVAGAASMDYKRFVSFNIFGGILWVASMSLIGYYLGRIPGIDKNIDIVVIIVIFLSFLPIIFEWWRNKRKGVEDKSPVHRENYEEGDSIQTTQDHGQSNGYGQREIDNRLSNLDRNDEPTFFQNLNKTERSDSRPPKHL